In the genome of Planctomyces sp. SH-PL62, the window TGGACGGTGTTGAGGTCGATGGCGCGGCCGTAGCCGTGGTTGGAGATCCGGGTCCCGCCGGTGATCGGGCGGTAATTGAAGCTCGACGAGTTGTTCGCTTCCATCGAGAGATCATCATCCCAGAACCCGTTCTTGCGGAACCTGGGGTGGGAGACCGGGACGGCCGACTGGATCGGGAACTTCTCGCGGAGGGCGACGGCGAAGGCGTGGCGGATGTCGTCGACGAGGTCCTGGTGGGCGACGATCTGGCCCTTGTGGACCTTGCCGTCGAAGCCGAGATAGAGGACGTCGAAGAGCCGCTGGGCGTCGCGGATGGCGTCCGGGCAGCCGGGGCGGAGGCCGTCGAACGCCTCGGCCTCGGTCATGGCGCTGTCGATCACGGGGTCGTCGATCGTGCCCGCGGGGGGATCGGCGATCGCCCTCCCGGCGGCGAGTCCGCCGAACAGGGCCGCCGCGATGATCCCCATGCGGCAGGCGCGGGCCGTTCCGCTCGTCGTTCCCACGTCGTCCCCCCCAGGTCGGGCCGGCGGTCGACCGGCGGCCGTCGGCCGCGCCGACGAGGCCCCGTCGAGCCGCGTCCAGTGTAGCCGACCCGGCGGGCCCGCCGCAATTTCCAGCCCCGGCGGCCGACCCCGGCGCGAGGCGGCCCCGCCGGGTCGCGAGGACCGGGCGGGGCCGTCCGAGGAGCCCTGGGGACGTGGTCCGGGCGCGGGTCAGAACTGGTCGGAGCCGACGACCTCGCCGCCGTTCCGGGTGCCGATCCCCCACCAGGCGGTGCGGTTGACCGTGTCCTTGACGAACCGGACCGAGCCGTCGGCCATGGCGAGATTCACGCCGCCCGGGTGGTTGCTGCTCGGCGGGGCCGAGCCGAAGTAGTCCACGCCCCAGGTGTTGCCGGCCCAGATCTGGCTGGTGACGCAGGTCCGGGTGTTCGGCGTGCCCATGTGATTATAGACCGCGTAATTGATGTACCAGGGGAAGGCCGTGAACCAGTCGCCCCGCGCGCCTCCCCAGCCCTCGGTCGTGGGGGGGACGGCCTGGCAGGCCGCGACCTCGGCGTTCGCGGCGACCGGCGTGGCGGCGAAGTTGGTCATCCCCGTCGCGTTGTAGTGGGCGCGCCGGGAGCGCGGGGAGCCGGCGAGCACCGTGGCCACGTTGTTGGCGCCGGTGAGGACCTCGCTGAACAGGGCCGTGTTGCTGGTGCCGTCGGTGATCGTCCCCATCTTGACCGGGACGGAGCCGGGGTAGTCCGTGTTGGGGGTCGGGAGGAAGGTCCCGCTGAACGCCTGGAGCTGGTGCGGGCCGCCGACGTTGCCGACGTAGTTGCACAGGCTCACGGTCCGCTCCGGCCCGTCCGACGGGCAGAGGAACGACGCCACCTGCGTGTTGAACACCGTGGTGTTCTGATAGTACTGGCCGCAGCCGTTGGCGTTGCAGGCGACCGGTCCCACGTTATACGCGTTCCAGAGCGTCCCCTGCTCGATGAACTGGAGCATGCTCAGGTGGCCGCTCGGCCCCCATCCCCAGTTGTCCACCGGCGAGGGATACATGCAGCTCGGGATGAACGAGCCGTGCGTGCTCTCGTAATTGTGGAACGCCAGGCCGATCTGCTTGAGGTTGTTGGTGCACTGGGAGCGGCGGGCGGCCTCGCGCGCCGCCTGGACCGCCGGGAGCAGGAGCGCGATGAGGACCGCGATGATGGCGATCACCACCAGCAATTCGATGAGC includes:
- a CDS encoding M15 family metallopeptidase, which encodes MGTTSGTARACRMGIIAAALFGGLAAGRAIADPPAGTIDDPVIDSAMTEAEAFDGLRPGCPDAIRDAQRLFDVLYLGFDGKVHKGQIVAHQDLVDDIRHAFAVALREKFPIQSAVPVSHPRFRKNGFWDDDLSMEANNSSSFNYRPITGGTRISNHGYGRAIDLNTVQNPYVKGKLVLPPGATYDPRAPGTLTRDHPVTRAFVERGWTWAGDWKSPSPTDYQHFEKPERP
- a CDS encoding DUF1559 domain-containing protein, which produces MDKKSSRGFTLIELLVVIAIIAVLIALLLPAVQAAREAARRSQCTNNLKQIGLAFHNYESTHGSFIPSCMYPSPVDNWGWGPSGHLSMLQFIEQGTLWNAYNVGPVACNANGCGQYYQNTTVFNTQVASFLCPSDGPERTVSLCNYVGNVGGPHQLQAFSGTFLPTPNTDYPGSVPVKMGTITDGTSNTALFSEVLTGANNVATVLAGSPRSRRAHYNATGMTNFAATPVAANAEVAACQAVPPTTEGWGGARGDWFTAFPWYINYAVYNHMGTPNTRTCVTSQIWAGNTWGVDYFGSAPPSSNHPGGVNLAMADGSVRFVKDTVNRTAWWGIGTRNGGEVVGSDQF